The sequence TAGTGCCTGATCAAATGGCATACCAGCTAGGAAGTGGAGGCTGAGAATGCCTCCGACAAAGACGAGGGAGTCACCCAAGAGGTTGGCTAGGAAAATGCGAATGTAGCCACTATTTTGATGGATGAGATAAGATGTAAGTCCAGCATAGACAAGGTCGAACCAAAGATAACCTGCACTTGGGCCGATTAAAACGTGAAATCCTGCACCACCCCCTGCAAAGACAGGTAGACCAATAGCACCCAGCAAGAGATAGAGAGCTACAGATAGAACAGCTTCTCTGGGTCTAAAAACAGTAGCAATCAGACCGATTGCAAAGTTTTGCAAAGTGAAAGGTACAGGACCGATAGGGAGACTGATTTGTGCCAATACGGCGATGAGAGCAGCACCGATAGCAGGGATAGCATAGATATGAGCTTTTTTCAAAACTGTTAACCTCTTTTCAAAATTATAGTAACTATTATACTAATCTAGAAAGAAAAGTCAACCTATTTTTGAAATCAAGGTAACAATTTTGTAACAGCCGATTTTACAAGTAAAAAGAGACCTCAAGAGGTCTCTTGTGATAATTAGCGCATGATTACAAATTCTTCCGAGGTAGTTGGGTGGATAGCTACTGTAGCATCAAAGTCCGCCTTGGTTGCTCCCATCTTGATGGCCACAGCGAATCCTTGAATCATCTCATCCACTCCGTAACCAAGTCCGTGAAGTCCAACAACTTTTTCGTCAGCACCGGCGGTGATGAGTTTGAAGCGAGATTCTTGACGATGGTTTGTAACGGCTGAGTACATAGATGCAAAGCTTGACTTGTAGATTTTGATGTTATCTTGGCCGTATTCTTTGATAGCTTGATCCTCAGTTAAACCAACGGTTCCGATTGCTGGGTGGGAGAAGACAACAGTAGGGATAGTCGTGTAGTCCATCTTAGCATTTGTTTTCCCGTTGAAGAGGCGTTCAGATAGGGTACGTCCTGCCTTGATGGCTACTGGGGTCAGTTCCTTCTCACCAGTAACGTCTCCGAGGGCATAGATACCATCTACAACTGTATTTTGATACTCATCCACTTGGATAAATCCACGTTCGTTGAGTGTAACGCCGGCCTTTTCTAACTCCAGTCCGTCTACAATTGGTCGGCGGCCGGTAGCCCAGATAACTTGGCTGGCAGTGTGACTAGAACCATCTTCGAAATGAATCGTAATGCCTTGCTCTGATTTTTCTAGTTTAGCTGGTACCTTGTGTGTGTGTAAAGGTAGACCTGTTTTTTCCATTTCATTGACCAGTCCTTCAACGATGTAGCTGTCAAAAGTGCGCAAGGGACGATCACGACGGACAAACAAATCCGTTTTTACTCCTAGTGCGTGGAGAACACCTGCTAATTCAACGGCGATATAGCCAGCTCCAAGAATCGCAACAGATTCAGGAAGTTGCTCCCAAGCAAAGACATCGTCTGAGCTACCACCAAGTTCAGCTCCAGGGATAGTTGGAATGCTTGGACGAGCGCCAGTCGCAATCACGATATGTTTGGCACGAATCAATTCACCATTAACGCTGACCGTATGAGCATCAATGAAATGAGCACGACCTTCAATCAAATCAACACCGTTGCGCTTGAAACTTCCATCATAAGATGAGCGAGCACGGTCGATGTAGGCTTCACGATTTTGACGAAGTTTTGCGAAATCAAATTGAACATCTGAACTTGTAAAACCATAGTCAGGGCCGTAGTGGTGGAAGCTTTCAGCGATTTGCGCTCCATACCACATGATTTTTTTAGGAACACAGCCGACATTGACACAAGTTCCACCTAATTTTTTCTCTTCGATAACGGCTGCTTTAGCGCCGTGTTCACCAGCTCGGTTCATAGTGGCGATGCCGCCGCTCCCTCCACCAATGGCGATGATATCATATTCTCTCATAGAAAACTCCTTATAGCTTTGATAGTTATATTCTATCGTTTTTATTTTTTGAATGCAAAAATCTGCTACGATAAAAAAATTATAAAAACGCTTGCCAAATTCAAAAAGATATTGTATTATATATCTAGCACAATAATCCAATAAACGAATACCGAACGAAATAATAATCCTGAACTGTCATTGTTTCTATCTGAACTGTCATTGTTTGGGCTTGGTATTTTTGATATAATGGTTTTTGTAAGGAAAAAGAATAAAGGAGCTTAAAAATGAAAAGAAATAAGAAGGCAAAAAAATGGCAATTATACACAGCGATTGGTGTTTCCAGTGCTATTGTTATCGGTGCTGCGGGGATTTTGATTTTTAGACAACCTTCCCAGTCAGCAGTCAAGGAGGAAACCCCTCATATCGTTACTGCTAAGGAAGGTTCTGTTGCTTCATCGGTTCTCTTGTCAGGTACAGTTACAGCAAAAAATGAACAATACGTTTATTTTGATGCTAGTAAGGGAGATCTAGATGAAATTCTCGTTTCAGTCGGGGACAAGGTCGAAGAAGGGCAAGCTTTGGTCAAATACAGCAGTGCAGATGCTCAAGCTGCCTATGATGCAGCCGATCGTGCAGTTGCAAAGGCAGACCGTCATATTGAGGAGTTAAACAAAGCTCGTGAAAATGCATCAGCTACACCAGCTTCTTCACAGGTTCCAACAGAAGCTGGACTCCCAGAACAAGCGCAAGCAGCGACTTCTTCCGTATCTTCTATTGATTCTCAAATCAGTGATGCCAAGGATAATCGTGCAGATGCTGTTGCCCAACTCAACAAGGCTCAGGCTCAGCTAGATGCTGCAACTGTCCTCAGTACACTAGAAGGGACTGTAGTTGAAGTTAATCGTAATGTTTCCAAATCGCCAACAGGTAATAGTCAAGTGGTAGTACATGTCGTAAGTAATGAAAACTTGCAGGTCAAAGGGGAGTTGTCTGAATACAACCTTGCTAATCTTTCTGTTGGGCAAGAAGTTACCTTTACTTCGAAGGTTTATCAAGATAAGAGCTGGACAGGTAAAATCAGCTATATTTCTGATTATCCTAAAAACAACGGGGAAGCAGCAAATGCAGCCCTTGGAGGAAATACTGGATCTAAGTACCCTTATACTGTTGATGTGACTAGCGATATCGGTGAGTTGAAACAAGGCTTC comes from Streptococcus oralis and encodes:
- the gor gene encoding glutathione-disulfide reductase, with translation MREYDIIAIGGGSGGIATMNRAGEHGAKAAVIEEKKLGGTCVNVGCVPKKIMWYGAQIAESFHHYGPDYGFTSSDVQFDFAKLRQNREAYIDRARSSYDGSFKRNGVDLIEGRAHFIDAHTVSVNGELIRAKHIVIATGARPSIPTIPGAELGGSSDDVFAWEQLPESVAILGAGYIAVELAGVLHALGVKTDLFVRRDRPLRTFDSYIVEGLVNEMEKTGLPLHTHKVPAKLEKSEQGITIHFEDGSSHTASQVIWATGRRPIVDGLELEKAGVTLNERGFIQVDEYQNTVVDGIYALGDVTGEKELTPVAIKAGRTLSERLFNGKTNAKMDYTTIPTVVFSHPAIGTVGLTEDQAIKEYGQDNIKIYKSSFASMYSAVTNHRQESRFKLITAGADEKVVGLHGLGYGVDEMIQGFAVAIKMGATKADFDATVAIHPTTSEEFVIMR
- a CDS encoding efflux RND transporter periplasmic adaptor subunit → MKRNKKAKKWQLYTAIGVSSAIVIGAAGILIFRQPSQSAVKEETPHIVTAKEGSVASSVLLSGTVTAKNEQYVYFDASKGDLDEILVSVGDKVEEGQALVKYSSADAQAAYDAADRAVAKADRHIEELNKARENASATPASSQVPTEAGLPEQAQAATSSVSSIDSQISDAKDNRADAVAQLNKAQAQLDAATVLSTLEGTVVEVNRNVSKSPTGNSQVVVHVVSNENLQVKGELSEYNLANLSVGQEVTFTSKVYQDKSWTGKISYISDYPKNNGEAANAALGGNTGSKYPYTVDVTSDIGELKQGFSVSVEVKNKSKAILVPLTSVVTENDKNYVWIVDEQKKAKKVEVTLGNADADNQEITSGLTDGAKVISNPTSSLEEGKEVKADEETN
- a CDS encoding biotin transporter BioY, with the translated sequence MKKAHIYAIPAIGAALIAVLAQISLPIGPVPFTLQNFAIGLIATVFRPREAVLSVALYLLLGAIGLPVFAGGGAGFHVLIGPSAGYLWFDLVYAGLTSYLIHQNSGYIRIFLANLLGDSLVFVGGILSLHFLAGMPFDQALAVGVLPFILPDLGKIIAISFISRPLLKRLKSLPYFSR